The following proteins are co-located in the Stigmatella aurantiaca genome:
- a CDS encoding thiamine pyrophosphate-dependent dehydrogenase E1 component subunit alpha, which translates to MTPFEPRELTEAQLVTVYRAMLQSRLLDERMVSLQRQGRISFYGTGIGQEATCIASAFALRPSDWLFPGLRENAAMLLRGYPLVPYLAQLFGNAGDEAKGRQMPAHQSSRRVNQVSWSSCIGTQLPQAVGAAWAARSKGHDTVVLACLGDGATSTGDFHSAMNFAGVLQAPVIFLCQNNHWSISLHVSQQTRSETLALKASAYGFPGVRVDGNDAEAVYAATASAVARARAGQGPTFIEALTYRVGAHSSSDDPTLYQDPGEVQAWKAKDPIERLRARLIERQAWDAARDEALRGELLSELHAALSEAEALPPVPPESLFDDVYAEEPWHLTEQREELRRAVRGSRSEG; encoded by the coding sequence ATGACGCCCTTCGAGCCCCGCGAACTCACCGAAGCCCAGCTCGTCACGGTGTACCGGGCCATGCTCCAGAGCCGGTTGCTGGACGAGCGCATGGTGTCCCTGCAACGGCAGGGACGCATCTCCTTCTACGGCACAGGCATCGGCCAGGAGGCCACCTGCATCGCGAGCGCCTTCGCGCTGCGGCCCTCGGACTGGCTCTTCCCAGGGCTCCGGGAGAACGCGGCCATGCTGCTGCGGGGCTACCCGCTGGTGCCCTACCTCGCGCAGCTCTTCGGCAACGCGGGAGACGAGGCGAAGGGCCGGCAGATGCCCGCCCATCAGTCCTCGCGCCGGGTGAATCAGGTGAGCTGGTCCTCGTGCATTGGCACGCAGCTGCCCCAGGCGGTGGGCGCGGCCTGGGCGGCCCGGAGCAAGGGGCATGACACGGTGGTGCTGGCCTGCCTCGGCGATGGGGCGACCTCCACGGGCGACTTCCACTCCGCGATGAACTTCGCCGGCGTGCTCCAGGCCCCCGTCATCTTCCTCTGCCAGAACAACCACTGGTCCATCTCCCTGCACGTCTCCCAGCAGACGCGCAGCGAGACCCTCGCCCTCAAGGCCTCCGCCTACGGCTTCCCGGGCGTGCGCGTGGATGGCAACGACGCGGAGGCCGTGTATGCCGCCACGGCCTCGGCGGTGGCGCGCGCCCGGGCGGGCCAGGGGCCCACGTTCATCGAGGCGCTCACCTACCGCGTCGGCGCGCACTCATCGTCGGACGATCCCACGCTCTACCAGGACCCTGGGGAGGTGCAGGCCTGGAAGGCGAAGGATCCGATCGAGCGGCTCCGGGCCCGCCTCATCGAGCGCCAGGCGTGGGACGCTGCCCGGGACGAGGCCCTGCGTGGCGAGCTGCTCTCGGAGCTTCACGCGGCCCTGAGCGAGGCGGAGGCCCTGCCCCCGGTGCCGCCGGAGTCCCTCTTCGACGATGTCTACGCGGAAGAACCCTGGCACCTCACCGAGCAGCGAGAGGAACTCCGGCGGGCCGTGCGCGGCTCCCGGAGTGAGGGCTAG
- a CDS encoding aconitase family protein: protein MHKAPHRPPMTLTQKILAHHARGLSRPWVQAGDILQLRVDWTLASELAWNGMERTYQRLGRPGIHDPGRFFLAVDHTVDEVTLRTDAKAQRLAAQARAFAQEAGLRHFQDANVTILHTKFYRELVQPGQVVLGADSHTSSHGGLGAFSIGLGGADVTAALVLGQSWLEVPEAIAVEYEGAPAFGIGGKDIILKTLGDLGRNTVALERSVEYRGSAVRAFSTDMRFTIANMTAEFGGLNGIFEADETAARWLSQRSGHKDEALYFQADPDAPYVARHRISLDRLGPLLAKPFSPDNVMEVEGAVGMALDGCFIGACTTSEEELVLAALVLEQALQGRSPLPVSPRKLMVPGDLSIAARLRQTGLWAVYERAGFRTGAPGCSMCLGVASEKARPGEVWLTSQNRNYENRMGAGSLAWLASAATVAASSVTMTVADPRPLLARIDRGRFLQLLGRPDPSRPIEVRLAEPTVAVENAPASASSPSSPGRTRLAGRVQRFGDHVDTDAIIPGEFCHLMDMEEIGRHAFHHVRPEFHARAQAGQTLVVAGEGWGSGSSREHAVWALQGAGIQAVIARSYGFIHKRNLVNEGLPYLVVRAPAFHALVEEDAALEVDLAAGTVHHLASGQTFEAERPSAIVQALHQEGGLTSAIERHGPRVFEALSTQ, encoded by the coding sequence ATGCACAAGGCGCCCCACCGTCCCCCGATGACGCTCACCCAGAAGATCCTCGCGCACCATGCGCGGGGGCTGTCCCGGCCCTGGGTGCAGGCGGGCGACATCCTCCAGCTCCGGGTGGACTGGACGCTGGCCAGCGAGCTGGCCTGGAACGGCATGGAGCGGACCTACCAGCGGCTGGGCCGCCCGGGGATTCATGATCCGGGCCGCTTCTTCCTCGCGGTGGACCACACGGTGGACGAGGTGACGCTGCGCACGGATGCGAAGGCCCAGCGGCTCGCCGCCCAGGCCCGCGCGTTCGCCCAGGAGGCGGGGCTGCGGCACTTCCAGGACGCCAACGTCACCATCCTGCACACGAAGTTCTACCGGGAGCTGGTCCAGCCGGGCCAGGTGGTGCTCGGCGCCGACTCCCATACCTCCTCGCACGGCGGCCTGGGCGCGTTCTCCATCGGCCTGGGGGGGGCGGACGTCACGGCGGCCCTGGTGCTGGGCCAGTCGTGGCTCGAGGTCCCCGAGGCCATCGCCGTCGAATACGAGGGCGCGCCCGCCTTCGGCATCGGCGGCAAGGACATCATCCTGAAGACGCTGGGGGACCTGGGCCGCAACACCGTGGCCCTGGAGCGCAGCGTGGAGTACCGGGGCTCCGCCGTGCGCGCCTTCTCCACGGACATGCGCTTCACCATCGCCAACATGACGGCGGAGTTCGGCGGGCTCAACGGCATCTTCGAGGCGGACGAGACGGCGGCCCGCTGGCTCTCCCAGCGCAGCGGGCACAAGGACGAGGCGCTCTACTTCCAGGCCGACCCGGATGCGCCCTACGTGGCCCGGCACCGCATCTCCCTCGACCGGCTGGGGCCGCTGCTGGCCAAGCCCTTCTCCCCCGACAACGTGATGGAGGTGGAGGGGGCGGTGGGCATGGCGCTGGATGGCTGCTTCATCGGCGCCTGCACCACCTCGGAGGAGGAGCTGGTGCTGGCCGCGCTCGTCCTCGAACAGGCCCTCCAGGGCCGCTCGCCGCTGCCTGTCTCCCCCCGGAAGCTGATGGTGCCTGGAGATCTCTCCATCGCCGCGCGCCTGCGCCAGACCGGGCTGTGGGCCGTCTACGAGCGGGCCGGCTTCCGCACGGGCGCGCCCGGCTGCTCCATGTGCCTGGGCGTCGCCTCCGAGAAGGCCCGGCCCGGCGAGGTGTGGTTGACCTCGCAGAACCGCAACTACGAGAACCGCATGGGGGCAGGCTCGCTGGCGTGGCTGGCCTCGGCGGCCACCGTGGCGGCCTCCTCGGTGACGATGACGGTGGCCGATCCCCGTCCCCTCCTGGCACGCATCGATCGCGGCCGGTTCCTCCAGCTCCTGGGACGCCCGGACCCGTCCCGTCCCATCGAGGTGCGCCTCGCCGAGCCCACCGTGGCCGTGGAGAACGCCCCGGCTTCGGCGTCCTCACCGTCCTCACCGGGGCGCACGCGGCTCGCGGGCCGGGTGCAGCGGTTCGGCGACCACGTGGACACGGACGCCATCATCCCCGGCGAGTTCTGCCACCTCATGGACATGGAGGAGATTGGCCGCCATGCCTTCCACCACGTCCGGCCGGAGTTCCATGCGCGGGCCCAGGCGGGCCAGACGCTGGTGGTGGCCGGCGAGGGCTGGGGCTCGGGCAGCTCCCGCGAGCACGCGGTGTGGGCGCTCCAGGGCGCGGGCATCCAGGCCGTCATCGCGCGCAGCTATGGCTTCATCCACAAGCGCAACCTCGTCAACGAGGGTCTGCCCTACCTCGTGGTGAGGGCGCCCGCGTTCCATGCGCTCGTGGAGGAAGACGCGGCGCTGGAGGTGGACCTCGCGGCCGGCACCGTGCACCACCTGGCCTCGGGGCAGACCTTCGAGGCGGAGCGGCCCAGCGCCATCGTGCAGGCGCTGCACCAGGAAGGTGGGCTCACCTCGGCCATCGAGCGGCACGGCCCCCGGGTCTTCGAGGCCCTGAGCACGCAGTGA
- the hisC gene encoding histidinol-phosphate transaminase, producing the protein MKPVLLPPLDVPLTLELASNENPLGPSRRASKAIQDALLRINRYPERDCFATEERLARLHKLTPSHVVLGPGSFGVLRLLVEACMPAGSEAIHAEPSYPMYRALIHKVGGRPIAVPLTADHRHDLTAMGQAIGPATRLVIICNPNNPTGRPVSREELDAFMDQVPPHVMVVIDEAYYEYAEGPGLPNGIDWIRKGHNLVVLRTFSKVHGLAGLRIGYGIAQPQVAAMLRQLRDPFAVSSLAQVAAQAALDDRTHVAAVRVLNEQVRSELCAALDREGLHYIPSVTNFVMIQCGGDDVSLVERLAEQGVRVRPGTEYGMRGWLRVTVGTSEQTQRFLSTLLSCLDWSLVRASCP; encoded by the coding sequence ATGAAGCCTGTTCTTCTTCCCCCGCTGGACGTTCCCCTCACCCTGGAGTTGGCCTCGAACGAGAACCCGCTCGGGCCCTCGCGCCGCGCCAGCAAAGCCATCCAGGACGCACTGCTGCGCATCAACCGCTATCCAGAGCGGGACTGCTTCGCCACCGAGGAGCGTCTGGCGCGCCTGCACAAGCTGACCCCGTCGCACGTGGTGCTGGGGCCGGGCTCCTTCGGCGTGCTGCGGCTGCTGGTGGAGGCGTGCATGCCCGCGGGCAGCGAGGCCATCCACGCCGAGCCCAGCTACCCCATGTACCGCGCGTTGATTCACAAGGTGGGCGGCCGGCCCATCGCGGTGCCCCTCACCGCGGATCACCGCCATGATCTGACGGCCATGGGCCAGGCCATCGGGCCCGCCACGCGGCTCGTCATCATCTGCAACCCGAACAACCCCACGGGGCGGCCGGTGTCGCGCGAGGAGCTCGATGCCTTCATGGATCAGGTCCCTCCCCACGTCATGGTCGTCATCGACGAGGCCTATTACGAGTATGCCGAGGGGCCGGGGCTGCCCAACGGCATCGACTGGATCCGCAAGGGGCACAACCTGGTGGTGCTGCGCACCTTCTCGAAGGTGCACGGCCTCGCGGGGCTGCGCATCGGCTATGGCATTGCGCAGCCCCAGGTGGCCGCCATGCTGCGCCAGCTGAGGGATCCGTTCGCGGTCAGCTCCCTGGCGCAGGTGGCCGCGCAGGCGGCGCTCGATGACCGGACGCACGTGGCCGCCGTGCGCGTGCTCAACGAGCAGGTCCGCTCGGAGCTGTGCGCCGCGCTGGATCGCGAGGGGCTGCACTACATCCCCTCGGTCACCAACTTCGTGATGATTCAGTGCGGGGGCGATGACGTGTCGCTGGTGGAGCGGCTCGCGGAGCAGGGCGTCCGGGTGCGCCCGGGCACCGAGTACGGAATGCGCGGCTGGCTGCGCGTGACCGTGGGGACGTCCGAGCAGACGCAGCGCTTCCTCTCCACCCTGCTCTCCTGCCTCGACTGGTCGCTGGTGCGCGCGTCCTGTCCATGA
- a CDS encoding isocitrate/isopropylmalate dehydrogenase family protein: protein MARIAVIPGDGVGAEVMAPTLRILQALDVSEGLGLVFDTFDFGAERYLATGVGLPAGQLETFRREYDAILLGAMGDARVPEGAHAREILLGLRFGLDLYINFRPCRLYAESLSPLKGKREGQIDFVVFRENTEGPYTGIGGSQKPGTGDEVAVSTELSTRKGVERIIRAAFAWAQKKGKRSVVLGDKSNAIPAHQLWLRVFREVAAGYPELEARHLYVDNLALQLVQRPETFEVIVTTNLFGDILTDLGAALVGGLGLSASANLNPDSTPLFEPVHGSAPDLVGQGRVNPMAMFLTAGLMLEELGHPRTAARLENAVLRAIRAGQVTRDLGGTLSTTGVMEAVLRHLEAPA, encoded by the coding sequence ATGGCACGCATCGCGGTGATTCCAGGCGACGGAGTGGGGGCCGAGGTGATGGCTCCCACGCTGCGCATCCTCCAGGCGCTGGATGTCTCGGAGGGGCTGGGGCTGGTGTTTGACACCTTCGACTTCGGGGCGGAGCGATACCTTGCAACAGGGGTGGGGCTGCCCGCGGGGCAGCTTGAAACATTTCGCCGTGAGTACGACGCCATCCTGCTGGGGGCCATGGGGGATGCGCGCGTGCCGGAGGGGGCCCATGCGCGGGAGATTCTCCTGGGCCTGCGCTTCGGGCTGGACCTCTACATCAACTTCCGGCCGTGCCGTCTCTACGCGGAATCCCTCAGTCCCCTGAAGGGCAAGCGCGAGGGGCAGATCGACTTCGTGGTGTTCCGGGAGAACACGGAGGGCCCCTACACCGGCATCGGGGGCTCCCAGAAGCCCGGGACGGGGGACGAGGTGGCGGTCTCCACGGAGCTCAGCACGCGCAAGGGGGTGGAGCGCATCATTCGCGCCGCCTTCGCGTGGGCCCAGAAGAAGGGCAAGCGCAGCGTGGTGCTCGGGGACAAGTCCAATGCCATCCCCGCCCACCAGCTCTGGCTGCGCGTGTTCCGGGAGGTGGCCGCCGGGTACCCGGAGCTCGAAGCGCGCCACCTGTACGTGGACAACCTGGCGCTCCAGCTCGTGCAGCGGCCCGAGACCTTCGAGGTCATCGTCACCACGAACCTCTTCGGCGACATCCTCACGGACCTGGGGGCCGCGCTGGTGGGCGGGCTGGGGCTGAGCGCCTCGGCCAACCTCAACCCGGACTCCACGCCGCTCTTCGAGCCGGTCCACGGCTCCGCGCCGGACCTCGTGGGCCAGGGGCGGGTGAACCCCATGGCCATGTTCCTGACGGCCGGGCTGATGCTGGAGGAGCTGGGCCACCCGCGGACGGCGGCCCGGCTGGAGAACGCCGTCCTCCGGGCGATCCGCGCGGGGCAGGTGACGCGGGACCTGGGTGGGACGCTCTCCACCACCGGGGTGATGGAGGCGGTGCTGCGGCACCTGGAGGCCCCCGCGTAG
- a CDS encoding molybdenum cofactor carrier protein, with translation MFQRRRVIGVMGSGTAAHRERVVPLARWIAEHGYDLLTGAGHGVMRAAAEAFVAVAGRTGISIGIVPGKVTARGYRPRPGYPNPGIELPLFTHLPLSGKQGQALSSRNHLNVLSAQALVVLPGGEGTRAEAVLAARYRRPIILFGEAREFRRFPEGFERAPSLERVCDWLLSVMR, from the coding sequence ATGTTCCAGCGCAGAAGGGTCATCGGCGTGATGGGCTCGGGCACCGCGGCGCACCGGGAGCGCGTGGTGCCGCTCGCGAGGTGGATCGCCGAGCATGGGTATGACTTGCTCACCGGCGCGGGCCACGGGGTGATGCGGGCCGCGGCGGAGGCGTTCGTCGCCGTGGCGGGGCGCACGGGCATCTCCATCGGCATCGTCCCCGGCAAGGTCACCGCCCGGGGCTACCGGCCCCGGCCGGGCTATCCCAACCCGGGCATCGAGCTGCCCCTGTTCACCCACTTGCCGCTGAGCGGCAAACAGGGCCAGGCGCTGTCGAGCCGCAACCACCTCAATGTCCTGTCCGCCCAGGCGCTCGTCGTGCTGCCGGGCGGGGAGGGAACGCGGGCCGAGGCGGTACTGGCCGCGCGCTACCGCCGGCCCATCATCCTGTTCGGCGAGGCGCGGGAGTTCCGGAGATTTCCGGAAGGGTTCGAGCGGGCCCCTTCCCTGGAGCGGGTTTGTGACTGGCTGCTGAGCGTGATGCGCTAG
- a CDS encoding alpha-ketoacid dehydrogenase subunit beta, with amino-acid sequence MPLLSLVQAVNDALKLEMRRNPDLVVLGEDVGRLGGVFRATAGLQEEFGPGRVVDTPLSEGGILGAAIGMALYGLKPVPEIQFADFLFPAMDQLVNELAKLRYRSGGQYAAPMVIRAPYGGTGKGGLYHSQSPEALFIHTAGLKVVVPSSPYDAKGLLLAALRQPDPILFFEPKRLYRSQRQEVPEGDYTVELGKAQVLRSGHALTVIAWGAMLHEAEAATAQALAQGIDCELIDLRTLWPLDIACVQESVRKTGRALIVHEAPRTCGLGAELVALIQERCFLSLEAPVRRVTGWDTPFPYALEQDYLPRAPRILQGIQETMAFQA; translated from the coding sequence ATGCCCCTTCTGAGCCTCGTCCAAGCCGTGAACGATGCGCTCAAGCTGGAGATGCGGCGCAACCCCGACCTCGTCGTGCTGGGCGAGGACGTGGGGCGCCTGGGTGGCGTCTTCCGCGCCACCGCGGGCTTGCAGGAGGAGTTCGGTCCCGGGCGCGTCGTGGACACCCCGCTGTCCGAGGGCGGCATCCTCGGCGCCGCCATTGGCATGGCGCTCTACGGGTTGAAGCCCGTGCCGGAGATCCAGTTCGCCGACTTCCTGTTCCCCGCCATGGATCAGCTCGTCAACGAGCTGGCGAAGCTGCGCTACCGCTCGGGCGGGCAGTACGCCGCGCCCATGGTCATCCGCGCGCCCTATGGCGGCACCGGCAAGGGCGGGCTCTACCACTCGCAGAGCCCCGAGGCGCTCTTCATCCACACCGCGGGCCTGAAGGTGGTGGTGCCCTCCAGCCCGTATGACGCCAAGGGGCTGCTGCTCGCGGCGCTCCGCCAGCCGGACCCCATCCTCTTCTTCGAGCCCAAGCGCCTCTACCGCTCGCAGCGGCAGGAGGTGCCCGAGGGCGACTACACCGTGGAGCTTGGCAAGGCCCAGGTGCTCCGCTCCGGACACGCGCTCACCGTCATCGCCTGGGGGGCCATGCTCCACGAGGCGGAGGCGGCCACCGCGCAGGCCCTGGCCCAGGGCATCGACTGCGAGCTCATCGATCTGCGGACGCTCTGGCCGCTGGACATCGCGTGTGTCCAGGAGAGTGTCCGCAAGACGGGCCGCGCCCTCATCGTGCACGAGGCGCCCCGGACGTGTGGCCTGGGCGCGGAGCTGGTGGCGTTGATTCAGGAGCGCTGCTTTCTGTCGCTCGAAGCCCCCGTGCGGCGCGTCACCGGCTGGGACACGCCCTTTCCCTACGCCCTGGAGCAGGACTACCTCCCCCGCGCCCCCCGCATCCTCCAAGGCATCCAGGAGACCATGGCCTTCCAGGCCTGA
- a CDS encoding LeuA family protein: MSGPSTPSSPRAPAPLPPDGSPPASPESLIYDWNQAEAAPRPPQPFGLIDETLRDGIQSPSATHPSLEDKLELLELIQAIGVDSVNLGMPCSSPRALADAVAMSRHIQARRLTLTPAVAGRTVLGDVERALDVVQQGGMPVVLYVFIGASTLRQWAEGWNLDFLAKASASAISLAVREGLEVAFVTEDTSRASPEILDPLFRTALGHGARRLVLCDTVGHATPAGARALVRWTRRLIASTGVPGQVEWHGHNDRGLSLDNALAALSAGADRLQACGLGVGERVGNTAMDVLLLNLKLLGWYEHDLSRLADYTRKVSEALCIPIPFNHPLSGRDAFRTGTGVHASAIIKALGRDDGRLADHLYSSIPAREFGREQRIEVGFMSGLSNVRFWLESRGLPSNEPLCQELLAWAKGRDSLPREEEILQVVDASHYRKQTAG; the protein is encoded by the coding sequence ATGAGCGGACCGTCCACCCCTTCCAGCCCTCGCGCTCCGGCCCCCCTGCCCCCGGATGGCAGCCCTCCGGCGTCTCCGGAGTCGCTCATCTACGACTGGAACCAGGCCGAGGCGGCCCCCCGTCCCCCGCAGCCCTTCGGGCTGATCGACGAGACGCTGCGCGACGGCATCCAGTCGCCCTCCGCGACCCACCCCTCCCTGGAGGACAAGCTGGAGCTGCTGGAGCTCATCCAGGCCATCGGCGTGGACTCGGTGAACCTCGGCATGCCCTGCTCCAGCCCCCGGGCCCTGGCGGACGCCGTGGCGATGAGCCGCCACATCCAGGCACGGCGGCTGACCCTCACCCCCGCCGTGGCGGGGCGCACGGTGCTCGGCGATGTCGAGAGGGCGCTCGACGTGGTCCAGCAGGGCGGCATGCCGGTGGTGCTCTACGTCTTCATCGGCGCCTCGACGCTCCGGCAGTGGGCCGAAGGGTGGAACCTGGACTTCCTGGCCAAGGCCTCCGCCAGCGCCATCAGCCTCGCGGTGCGCGAGGGCCTGGAGGTCGCCTTCGTCACGGAGGACACGAGCCGCGCGTCCCCCGAGATTCTAGACCCGCTCTTCCGCACGGCCCTGGGCCACGGGGCCCGGCGGCTCGTGCTCTGCGACACCGTGGGGCATGCCACCCCGGCGGGGGCCCGGGCGCTGGTGCGGTGGACGCGGCGGCTCATCGCCAGCACGGGCGTGCCGGGCCAGGTGGAGTGGCACGGCCACAATGACCGGGGGCTGAGCCTGGACAACGCCCTGGCGGCGCTGAGCGCGGGGGCGGACCGGCTCCAGGCCTGCGGGCTGGGCGTGGGCGAGCGCGTGGGCAACACCGCCATGGACGTGCTGCTGCTCAACCTCAAGCTGCTGGGCTGGTACGAGCACGACTTGTCCCGGCTGGCCGACTACACGCGCAAGGTCTCCGAGGCCCTGTGCATCCCCATCCCCTTCAACCACCCCCTCTCCGGCCGGGATGCCTTCCGCACCGGCACGGGCGTCCACGCCTCCGCCATCATCAAGGCCCTGGGGCGGGACGATGGCCGGCTCGCCGACCACCTCTACTCCAGCATCCCCGCCCGGGAGTTCGGCCGCGAGCAGCGCATCGAGGTGGGCTTCATGAGCGGGCTGAGCAACGTGCGCTTCTGGCTCGAGTCGCGCGGGCTGCCCTCGAACGAGCCGCTCTGCCAGGAGCTGCTCGCCTGGGCCAAGGGCCGCGACAGCCTCCCCCGCGAAGAGGAGATTCTCCAGGTGGTGGACGCCTCCCACTACCGGAAGCAGACCGCCGGGTAG
- a CDS encoding methyltransferase has translation MGERSPRPRVALLQLLNGAWITQALHAAAKLRLADFLAAGPLPVDELARRAGTDPQSTRRLLRSLAMFGVFSEVEPDQFTLTPMSEHLRSDRPDSLYHWAVMQGEAWHWNAWGGLSENVRTGQTAFEAAHQLPLFEFLDRQPEASTLFNSAMAEMSSLAVKAIVQSYDFSAFGRVVDVGGGEGVLLQHVLEAHGSVQGVLFDRPAALEQARARLKGTRLEGRIEYQSGSFFETVPAGGDAYLLKHILHDWNDAQAGKVLRACRAQLPRRGRLLAIEYVLPAGDTFSPGKLLDLEMLVVCGGQERTLEHWKSLMADNGLTLDRVIATPSGVSIIEASPA, from the coding sequence ATGGGAGAACGTTCCCCCCGGCCGCGAGTGGCCCTGCTCCAACTGCTGAATGGCGCGTGGATTACCCAGGCGCTCCATGCCGCCGCGAAGCTGCGGCTGGCGGACTTTCTGGCGGCGGGGCCGCTGCCGGTGGACGAGCTGGCCCGGCGCGCTGGGACCGACCCGCAGAGCACCCGCCGGCTGCTGCGCAGCCTGGCCATGTTCGGGGTCTTCAGCGAAGTGGAGCCGGACCAGTTCACGCTCACGCCCATGTCCGAGCACCTGCGCTCGGACCGCCCCGACAGCCTCTACCACTGGGCCGTCATGCAGGGTGAGGCCTGGCACTGGAACGCGTGGGGGGGCCTCTCCGAGAACGTTCGCACGGGGCAGACGGCCTTCGAGGCGGCGCACCAGCTGCCGCTGTTCGAGTTCCTCGACCGGCAGCCCGAGGCCTCCACCCTCTTCAACTCGGCGATGGCGGAGATGTCCTCCCTGGCGGTGAAGGCCATCGTGCAGAGCTATGACTTCTCGGCGTTCGGGCGCGTGGTGGACGTCGGGGGCGGCGAAGGCGTGCTGCTCCAGCACGTGCTTGAGGCCCATGGCTCGGTCCAAGGCGTGCTCTTCGACCGGCCCGCGGCGCTGGAGCAGGCGCGCGCCCGGCTGAAGGGCACGCGCCTGGAGGGCCGCATCGAGTACCAGAGCGGCAGCTTCTTCGAGACGGTCCCCGCCGGAGGAGATGCCTACCTGCTGAAGCACATCCTGCATGACTGGAATGATGCCCAGGCGGGCAAGGTGCTCCGCGCCTGCCGGGCCCAGCTCCCGCGCCGGGGCCGGCTGCTCGCCATCGAGTACGTGCTCCCGGCCGGAGACACGTTCTCCCCCGGCAAGCTGCTGGACCTCGAGATGCTGGTGGTCTGTGGGGGGCAAGAGCGGACCCTGGAGCACTGGAAGTCACTGATGGCAGACAACGGATTGACGCTCGATCGGGTGATTGCCACCCCCTCGGGTGTCTCCATCATCGAGGCAAGCCCGGCATGA
- a CDS encoding VOC family protein: MSPPPLTPMEKLEFFSAIVLVSKDTRRLAAFYRDTLGLPLEEEIHPDSDVHYACEIGDIHFAIFPEPKKHLDRGARVGHGQVKFAFTVFDLDGLVKALRERGVEVTYPPMQAEDFIRMTAIRDPDGNYIELTQMDERWFKHLASRKRQGIDVVQRWKERTGAAQSAPAEVPDEGPKWFDKPRPS, from the coding sequence ATGAGCCCTCCCCCCCTGACCCCCATGGAAAAGCTGGAGTTCTTCTCGGCCATCGTGCTCGTCTCGAAGGACACGCGCCGGCTGGCCGCCTTCTACCGCGACACGCTGGGCCTGCCCCTGGAGGAGGAGATCCACCCGGACTCCGACGTCCACTACGCCTGCGAGATCGGCGACATCCACTTCGCCATCTTCCCCGAGCCCAAGAAGCACCTGGACCGCGGCGCCCGGGTGGGTCACGGGCAGGTGAAGTTCGCCTTCACCGTGTTCGACCTGGATGGGCTGGTGAAGGCGCTGCGCGAGCGCGGCGTCGAGGTGACGTACCCGCCCATGCAGGCCGAGGACTTCATCCGCATGACGGCGATCCGGGATCCGGACGGCAACTACATCGAGCTGACGCAGATGGACGAGCGGTGGTTCAAGCACCTGGCCAGCCGCAAGCGCCAGGGCATCGATGTGGTGCAGCGCTGGAAGGAGCGCACCGGCGCCGCGCAGTCCGCGCCGGCCGAGGTGCCCGACGAAGGGCCGAAGTGGTTCGACAAGCCGCGCCCCTCCTGA